The Candidatus Koribacter versatilis Ellin345 genome has a segment encoding these proteins:
- a CDS encoding two-component system sensor histidine kinase NtrB, with protein sequence MNLVANPTFFKFFMMLLGSVVIIAVGALAFRYLKQMMLQDVDMSSRPAGRESSGFAFHTYQGVISRLKEQEQELKSLREAASSRASASESLSVAVLTNLGSGVVVFNPAGIVQQANPAAREILGYASPTGLHTRDLMKGVHAVRTETGQTAVEVSSFLRAITDAPQHNQTTRFEVDYRTPGGVEKVLAITVSPIRSSVGAFLGSTCLITDRTQISSLARQMRVRENLASLGEMSAGIAHEFKNSLATISGYAQMLKGEPDETVSEFATRIQGTTENLTSVVTDFLNFARPQQLKREPIELRPVLEDCARETKVTLEFQNFPDRLVVNGDRTALRQVFSNLLRNAAEAARNNTPVRVTVRASATDTSVELSLHDNGTGIPEEALKNIFIPFFTTKPQGTGLGLALVHRIVTEHGGSIRAGNDLEGAVFTLSLPLQKPAAEKPATANPK encoded by the coding sequence GTGAACCTTGTTGCCAATCCGACGTTCTTCAAGTTCTTCATGATGCTCCTGGGGAGCGTTGTGATCATCGCCGTCGGAGCCCTGGCGTTTCGCTATCTCAAGCAAATGATGCTGCAGGACGTAGATATGAGCAGCCGGCCTGCCGGTCGCGAAAGCAGCGGGTTCGCCTTCCACACCTACCAGGGCGTCATCTCCAGACTCAAAGAGCAGGAGCAGGAACTCAAGAGCCTGCGCGAAGCGGCCAGCAGCCGTGCATCGGCCTCCGAGAGCCTGAGCGTGGCAGTGCTGACCAACCTCGGCAGCGGAGTCGTCGTATTCAATCCGGCAGGCATTGTGCAGCAGGCGAATCCCGCAGCGCGCGAGATCCTCGGGTACGCATCACCCACCGGTCTTCACACGCGCGACCTGATGAAAGGAGTGCATGCAGTGCGCACCGAAACCGGCCAGACCGCAGTCGAGGTGTCGTCGTTCCTGCGCGCCATTACCGACGCACCGCAGCACAACCAGACCACGAGGTTTGAGGTGGACTACCGCACGCCGGGTGGCGTGGAGAAGGTGCTCGCGATTACCGTCTCGCCAATCCGATCGAGTGTCGGCGCTTTTCTTGGCTCGACTTGTTTGATCACCGATCGCACCCAGATCAGCAGCCTGGCGCGACAGATGCGCGTGCGCGAGAACCTTGCGTCGCTGGGCGAGATGTCGGCCGGTATTGCGCATGAGTTCAAGAATTCGTTGGCGACAATCTCTGGCTACGCACAGATGCTCAAAGGCGAGCCCGATGAAACCGTCAGCGAGTTTGCAACCCGCATCCAGGGCACGACTGAGAACCTTACCAGCGTGGTAACAGACTTCCTGAATTTCGCACGGCCGCAACAGCTCAAGCGCGAACCGATCGAACTGCGCCCAGTGCTGGAAGACTGCGCGCGAGAGACGAAGGTCACGCTGGAGTTCCAGAACTTTCCTGACCGGCTCGTTGTGAATGGCGACCGCACGGCGCTGCGGCAGGTCTTCAGTAATCTCTTGCGAAATGCCGCCGAAGCAGCACGGAACAACACTCCGGTCCGCGTCACGGTACGAGCATCGGCGACCGACACAAGCGTGGAGTTAAGTCTCCACGACAACGGAACGGGCATTCCGGAAGAGGCCCTGAAGAACATCTTCATCCCCTTCTTCACCACCAAGCCACAGGGAACAGGGCTGGGCTTAGCGCTGGTACATCGGATCGTGACCGAACACGGGGGTTCCATTCGCGCGGGCAACGACCTCGAAGGTGCGGTATTCACCTTAAGTCTGCCTTTACAAAAACCTGCAGCAGAAAAGCCCGCCACCGCAAACCCAAAGTAA
- a CDS encoding prepilin peptidase translates to MPYNRGTFVNPYRQDVPPFVDILFATFAFLFGLVFGSFLNVCIYRLPRGLSVVTPRSACPNCHKPIAAYDNIPVLSWIILGGKCRNCKTPITPRYAIVELVCGLLVLACYLEYGPKLGPSMMIDGTVFKVLLLPYLLRFLKYAILAYLLLGLIFTDAETQLLPDKMTLPGLVIGLIFSVLVPMQDLVVMLFLEFVPFPIPHGHQVLWISVISSVTGAIVGGGFIWGVGALWKLARGYEGMGFGDVKLMAMVGAYLGAATTLIVIFTASIMGSVIGLATIGIVYLQRRGRYVKKLGPAQGASRARKAAFVAYRYLPMPFGVSLGAMALVAVYFSRYIYHWWLGTP, encoded by the coding sequence GTGCCTTATAATCGAGGCACTTTTGTAAACCCCTATCGACAGGACGTGCCACCGTTCGTGGACATTCTCTTCGCGACATTCGCCTTTCTCTTCGGCCTAGTCTTCGGCAGCTTTTTGAATGTCTGCATTTACCGGCTGCCGCGCGGATTATCCGTAGTCACGCCACGTTCTGCTTGTCCCAACTGCCATAAACCTATCGCTGCTTACGACAATATTCCCGTCCTGAGCTGGATCATCCTTGGCGGCAAGTGCCGCAACTGCAAGACTCCGATCACGCCCCGCTATGCCATCGTGGAGCTGGTCTGTGGGCTGCTGGTGCTGGCGTGCTACCTGGAATATGGGCCAAAACTCGGGCCCAGCATGATGATCGACGGCACTGTCTTCAAAGTACTCCTGCTGCCGTATCTGCTTAGATTCCTGAAGTACGCCATTCTCGCTTATCTGCTACTCGGCCTCATCTTCACGGATGCCGAGACTCAACTCCTGCCCGACAAGATGACCCTGCCGGGCCTAGTGATTGGACTGATTTTTAGCGTTTTGGTACCCATGCAGGACCTGGTGGTCATGCTTTTCCTGGAATTTGTACCGTTTCCGATTCCACATGGACATCAGGTGCTTTGGATTTCAGTGATCAGCTCCGTCACCGGCGCGATCGTGGGCGGAGGCTTCATCTGGGGCGTAGGCGCATTGTGGAAGCTCGCGCGCGGCTATGAGGGAATGGGCTTTGGCGACGTGAAGCTCATGGCGATGGTCGGCGCGTACCTTGGCGCGGCCACGACGTTGATCGTGATTTTCACAGCATCGATCATGGGATCGGTTATCGGGCTGGCGACGATTGGAATCGTCTATCTACAGCGCCGCGGCAGGTACGTGAAAAAGCTCGGACCGGCGCAAGGCGCTAGCCGCGCTCGCAAGGCAGCGTTTGTTGCCTACCGCTACCTGCCAATGCCCTTTGGCGTTTCCCTTGGCGCCATGGCGCTGGTCGCGGTGTATTTCAGCCGGTATATCTACCATTGGTGGTTAGGCACGCCGTGA
- a CDS encoding tetratricopeptide repeat protein gives MKYLWFALLALAFSGAIWAQDDAKAPQNQAPPRSDIESSSNDTRIDTSPPKDDATNHPDSNVDDVLEFHPFDPHKAMKDIEVGDYYFKRENYRGALNRYQEALIYKPNDAEATLRVARTQEKLKEVEDARDNYAAYLKIIHEGKDADEARKAIERLTKEIGEGPKTDSPKQ, from the coding sequence GTGAAATACCTTTGGTTTGCACTTCTGGCACTGGCATTTTCAGGCGCCATCTGGGCGCAGGACGACGCCAAGGCGCCGCAGAACCAGGCCCCGCCTCGCTCCGATATCGAAAGCTCCAGCAACGACACGCGAATCGATACCTCACCTCCTAAGGACGATGCGACCAACCATCCTGACAGCAATGTGGATGACGTCCTCGAATTCCACCCTTTCGATCCCCACAAGGCGATGAAAGATATCGAGGTCGGCGACTATTACTTCAAGCGCGAGAACTATCGCGGAGCGCTGAACCGCTACCAGGAAGCGCTGATTTATAAACCGAATGACGCTGAAGCGACACTCCGCGTGGCACGCACGCAAGAAAAGCTAAAGGAGGTCGAAGATGCGCGCGACAATTACGCCGCGTATCTCAAGATCATTCATGAAGGTAAAGACGCCGATGAGGCCCGCAAGGCGATCGAACGCCTCACCAAAGAGATCGGCGAAGGGCCGAAGACTGATTCTCCGAAGCAATAA